The following proteins are encoded in a genomic region of Brachypodium distachyon strain Bd21 chromosome 1, Brachypodium_distachyon_v3.0, whole genome shotgun sequence:
- the LOC100839336 gene encoding flagellar attachment zone protein 1 has translation MESLHASRGRRTLEEIRQKRAAERMQQQNPPAVAASHVDPYGNQRAGAELLARVQQLENGRMELERENQMLLSKFAEKEVEKDSLVNRLNDLEKNVVPSLKKALNDISLEKGAAIVAKEDALAQLRSMKKRLKDAEEEQYRAEEDSASLRAQLNTLQQQVMSNSYSGYAVETSSEKTLAMEKEIQDLQAQLKQESLLRQQEQQKLAEESLLRQQDLQKLAEEQSLTASLLAEKQEMDNKIATITKKSSEEASELAARKAFSMQDREKLENQLHDMALMVERLEGSRQKLLMEIDSQSSEIENLFEENSALSTSYQEAVSVTMQWENQVKDCLKQNEELRLHLEKLRIEQANLLKTSNSYIQPDGQSETSISNPPELVTENLSLKDQLIKEQSRSEGLSAEIMKMSAQLRKAVQAQNNLTRLYRPVLKDIEGNLMKMKQETYATIQ, from the exons ATGGAATCTCTCCACGCCTCGAGGGGCCGCCGCACC CTGGAAGAGATCCGGCAGAAGAGGGCCGCCGAGAGGATGCAGCAGCAGAATCCGCCCGCTGTAGCGGCATCCCACGTTGACCCTTACG GGAACCAAAGAGCCGGAGCAGAG CTGCTTGCTCGAGTTCAACAACTTGAAAATGGAAGAATGGAATTGGAGAGGGAAAACCAAATGCTGTTGTCCAAG TTTGCGGAGAAGGAAGTCGAAAAGGATTCCCTGGTTAACCGGTTGAATGACCTT GAGAAGAATGTAGTACCCTCCTTGAAAAAGGCTCTGAATGACATTTCATTGGAGAAAGGTGCTGCCATTGTTGCTAAG GAGGATGCTCTAGCGCAACTCAGGAGCATGAAGAAGCGGCTGAAGGACGCAGAAGAGGAGCAATACAGG GCAGAAGAAGACTCTGCATCCTTGAGGGCACAGCTAAATACCCTGCAGCAGCAAGTAATGAGCAACTCTTACAGTGGGTATGCAGTGGAAACATCAAGCGAGAAAACTCTTGCCATGGAAAAGGAGATACAAGATTTACAGGCTCAGCTAAAA CAAGAGTCACTGCTAAGGCAACAGGAGCAGCAAAAACTGGCTGAAGAATCCCTACTGAGGCAACAAGATCTGCAAAAGCTAGCTGAAGAACAATCCCTTACTGCTTCTCTTCTGGCTGAAAAGCAAGAGATGGATAACAAAATTGCTACAATAACAAAGAAATCTTCAG AAGAGGCTTCTGAATTGGCTGCACGCAAAGCATTTTCGATG CAAGATAGAGAAAAACTTGAAAACCAGTTGCATGATATGGCTTTGATGGTTGAGAGGCTAGAGGGCAGCCGCCAAAAGCTGTTAATGGAG ATTGATTCTCAATCATCAGAAATAGAAAATCTGTTTGAGGAGAACTCGGCCTTGTCAACTTCGTACCAAGAAGCTGTGTCTGTTACAATGCAATGGGAGAACCAG GTTAAAGATTGTTTGAAGCAAAATGAAGAGCTCCGTCTCCACTTAGAGAAGCTACGAATTGAGCAGGCTAACCTGTTGAAAACAAGCAATAGTTATATCCAGCCAGATGGGCAAAGTGAGACCAGCATCTCAAATCCACCAGAATTGGTCACGGAGAATCTCTCTCTAAAG GACCAACTCATCAAAGAACAGAGCAGATCTGAGGGGTTGTCGGCAGAAATAATGAAAATGTCAGCTCAACTTAGAAAGGCAGTCCAAGCACAAAATAACCTCACACGCCT ATATAGACCTGTACTGAAAGACATAGAGGGTAACCtgatgaaaatgaaacaagAAACTTATGCGACGATCCAATGA